In Providencia hangzhouensis, the DNA window ATATGCACAATATTTTTCAGTAAATTTTTTAACGCTTTTTTATCATTATTTACTGTACATATTTGCTGTTTAGCTTAGGATCTACCCTGACTTTGTTGATTAATCGTCCGAAGAGTGATATTTCATGGAACATGAGTACGAAACAAAACGCCCTCTCTATATACCCTACGCTGGCCCAATTTTGCTTGAATTCCCTTTGCTGAATAAAGGAAGCGCCTTCACCGAAGAAGAGCGTGCAAATTTTAACTTGCATGGTTTACTTCCTGAACAAGTAGAAACCATCGAAGAACAAGTTGAACGTGCCTACCGCCAATTAATTGATTTTAAATCAGATATTGATAAACACATTTATCTGCGAAATATTCAAGACACCAACGAAACCTTATTTTATCGCCTTATCGATGCTCACCTCACTGAAGTAATGCCTATTATCTATACCCCAACCGTGGGTGAAGCTTGTGAGCATTTCTCTGACATTTATCGTCGTGCACGTGGTTTATTTATTTCTTATCCAAATCGTGAATACATCGACGACATGCTACAAAACGCCACCAAACAAAATGTGAAAGTGATTGTTGTTACTGATGGCGAACGTATTTTAGGCCTTGGTGACCAAGGTATCGGTGGTATGGGCATCCCAATTGGGAAACTCTCTCTCTATACCGCGTGCGGGGGTATCAGCCCTGCTTATACCTTACCTATTGTTATTGACGTAGGAACCAACAACCCACAGCGTCTGAATGACCCTCTATATATGGGATGGCGTCACCCACGTATTACGGGTGATGAATACAACGAGTTCCTTGATGAATTTGTTCAGGCAGTTAAACGCCGCTGGCCAAATGTATTATTACAATTTGAAGATTTCGCACAGAAAAATGCGATGCCTTTATTAACCCGTTACCGTGATGAGCTATGCTGTTTCAATGATGATATTCAAGGCACCGCATCGGTTGCATTAGGTAGCTTAATTGCCGCCAGCCATGCCGCAGGCAGTAAGCTAAGCGACCAACGCGTGACTTTCTTGGGTGCAGGCTCAGCAGGCTGCGGTATTGCAGAACAAATCATCGCCCAGATGAAATCCGAAGGCTTGAGTGACGAAGAAGCGCGTTCACGTATTTATATGGTTGACCGCTTTGGTTTATTAACCGATAAACTACCTAACTTACTCGATTTCCAAGCCAAATTAACCCAAAACAGTGGGAATTTAACCGACTGGGATGTTAACAGTGACTCAATTTCACTGTTAGATGTGGTACGCAATGCCAAACCAACCATATTGATTGGTGTGTCTGGCCAAGCTGGGTTATTCACAGAAGAAATCATTAAAGAGATGCATAAGCACTGTGAACGCCCTATCGTGATGCCGTTATCTAACCCAACATCACGTGTTGAAGCTCGCCCTGAAGACATTATCAATTGGACTGATGGCAAAGCCTTAGTCGCAACAGGAAGTCCATTTAGCCCAGTATCTTACAAAGACCAAGTGTTCCCAATTGCACAATGTAACAACTCCTATATCTTCCCGGGTATCGGTCTTGGTGTGATTGCCTCTGGTGCTAAACGCGTTACTGATGGCATGTTAATGGCCGCCAGCCGCGCTCTCGCCAGCTGTTCACCTCTTGCTAAAAATGGTGAAGGTGCGCTATTGCCTCTGCTGTCTGATATTCAAGATGTCTCTCGCATTATTGCTAAACAAGTGGCAAAAGAAGCACAAATTCAAGGTGTGGCAACGGTCACCTCTGATAGCGCATTGGATGAAGCCATTGAGCGTAATTTCTGGAAACCAGAGTACCGTACCTATAAACGGACTTCGTTTTAATTTGTCATAACGGTATTGATTGAAAGGGGCTCTTTAGAGCTCCTTTTTTTGTTTTTTATAGATCCGAAAAAACGAATGTCTGTTTTCTCAGATAATGATAAATTGCGCTAAACAAATCACTTATTTAAGATAACAGCCATGACTGATTAATAGGATATTGACATGACTGGCGACCTCAATACTGCTATTCCACAAAAACCTAAGTTTTCCCTATGGGCAATAGCCCTAACGCTTTTTATTGCGGTGCTAAATATTGTTGTTTATTTTTACCAGCTCAATTATGCCGCCCCACTCGGTTCCCAAGAAAATAACTTATTATTATTTGGTGCCAATGTTTACCAACTTTCATTAACGGGGGATTGGTGGCGTTATCCAGTCAGTATGGTATTGCACTCAGGTGGTATGCACCTTGCTTTAAATACATTGGCCTTGTTTGTTATTGGGATTGAATGCGAGCGCACCTATGGAAAATTTAGGATGCTCGCAATATACCTATTTTCAGGTATTGGCGCGGCATTTTTTAGCGCTTATTGGCAATACAGTGAAGCCATTAACGCCGCAGCAAACCGCGCGTCAATGAATGCATGGAATAGTTTATATTTACCTGATAACACGGTATATATTACCGTTGGTATTGGCGCATCTGGAGCCATTATGGGGTTAGCTGCCGCTTCCGTAATTTATTTATTAAAAGGGATAAATAACCCAAACCTCTCTCTTGAAGAGCGCAACCAATTAAAACGCCCGCTATATAATATTATTGGAATGATTGCGCTAACTCTCATCAATGGTTTGCAGTCAGGTATTGATAACGCTGCTCATATTGGTGGCGCAGTACTTGGCGCTGTTATTAGTGGCGCTTTTGTACTTGCGCCCCAAGCAACCGCCCGGGCAAAACTACTCTCTAGCGGTGTCATTGTACTTATAGCTGCCGCCTTACTCGCTATTACACTCAGCCAGTTTTCTTCCTTACAAGACGAAGACTTGAACTATGAACGCCAGTTTATTTACCAAGAAATGGCAAAAGAACTTAATCAGCGATAAAAATACCGTTTTTTCGTAAGAGATTAGTCCTATTATTGATACCGTCAATAATAGGACGCGTAAATCTAGAAAGTGAATAAATTCATTGTCATCATTACTGCACTACAGATAATTAATAACAATGTAATGTATTGGAAAGTACGTTCAGATAAACGGACCAGTAAATATTTAGCTAATGGCATCACAATCAATGCCCCTGCACACAATATCAGCGCCAGTTTTAAATCCGTATAGCCATCTTGCGCATAAGCTAAAGCAGAGGAACCAGACAACACGGTTGTTACAAAAATCGATGTACCAATTGCTTGCTTAATATTCAGTTGCATATAGCGCAGCAA includes these proteins:
- a CDS encoding NAD-dependent malic enzyme — protein: MEHEYETKRPLYIPYAGPILLEFPLLNKGSAFTEEERANFNLHGLLPEQVETIEEQVERAYRQLIDFKSDIDKHIYLRNIQDTNETLFYRLIDAHLTEVMPIIYTPTVGEACEHFSDIYRRARGLFISYPNREYIDDMLQNATKQNVKVIVVTDGERILGLGDQGIGGMGIPIGKLSLYTACGGISPAYTLPIVIDVGTNNPQRLNDPLYMGWRHPRITGDEYNEFLDEFVQAVKRRWPNVLLQFEDFAQKNAMPLLTRYRDELCCFNDDIQGTASVALGSLIAASHAAGSKLSDQRVTFLGAGSAGCGIAEQIIAQMKSEGLSDEEARSRIYMVDRFGLLTDKLPNLLDFQAKLTQNSGNLTDWDVNSDSISLLDVVRNAKPTILIGVSGQAGLFTEEIIKEMHKHCERPIVMPLSNPTSRVEARPEDIINWTDGKALVATGSPFSPVSYKDQVFPIAQCNNSYIFPGIGLGVIASGAKRVTDGMLMAASRALASCSPLAKNGEGALLPLLSDIQDVSRIIAKQVAKEAQIQGVATVTSDSALDEAIERNFWKPEYRTYKRTSF
- a CDS encoding rhomboid family intramembrane serine protease gives rise to the protein MTGDLNTAIPQKPKFSLWAIALTLFIAVLNIVVYFYQLNYAAPLGSQENNLLLFGANVYQLSLTGDWWRYPVSMVLHSGGMHLALNTLALFVIGIECERTYGKFRMLAIYLFSGIGAAFFSAYWQYSEAINAAANRASMNAWNSLYLPDNTVYITVGIGASGAIMGLAAASVIYLLKGINNPNLSLEERNQLKRPLYNIIGMIALTLINGLQSGIDNAAHIGGAVLGAVISGAFVLAPQATARAKLLSSGVIVLIAAALLAITLSQFSSLQDEDLNYERQFIYQEMAKELNQR